One genomic region from Gammaproteobacteria bacterium encodes:
- a CDS encoding cold-shock protein yields MSNKTIGSVKWFNEAKGFGFIEQENGPDVFAHFSNISGGGFRTLAEGQRVEFTVAQGPKGLQAENITVL; encoded by the coding sequence ATGTCAAACAAGACTATCGGATCAGTAAAGTGGTTTAATGAAGCAAAAGGTTTCGGATTTATCGAGCAAGAGAATGGCCCGGATGTTTTTGCGCATTTCAGCAACATCAGTGGCGGCGGATTCCGCACCCTTGCAGAAGGCCAGCGTGTCGAATTTACGGTGGCTCAGGGCCCTAAAGGTTTGCAGGCAGAAAATATCACTGTGCTATAA
- a CDS encoding peptidase M23, which produces MLRSDYKPKNDFSPQAAASVGRRPLVMVTLLALIGLSIIFSAILFRPAKSHTLADNDKIETPTTAPMVRKTLALELPEEQSSVGEEAFGNRRTVEVIIKPGDTLADVFKANGIPAATLQRIIRSGKVGKSLATIYPGQKLILVFSGNGRLLSLQTWQTPVKRLDIDLSGPEVRAQHVEKVIQTETAFAAGVIENSFYLAGKKAGLTDALIMEMAGIFGWDIDFVLDIRKGDRFQVVYEKRYVDGQFFENGPILAAEFVNQGQVYRAVRYVDSQGNAAYYTPEGLNMRKTFLRAPLNFMYISSGFKPRRFHPILKRVRPHRGIDYRAPKGTPVWAAGDGRVVKAGYNKYNGNYVFIKHGERYMTKYLHFSKLAVKTGQYVKQGQVIGYVGATGLAEAPHLHYEFLVDGVHRNPRTVKLPQAKPINPKEKARFLKQTQPLIAQLELQSRLQWAHQP; this is translated from the coding sequence ATGCTGCGTTCTGACTATAAGCCGAAAAATGACTTTTCACCCCAGGCGGCGGCCTCCGTGGGTCGTCGTCCACTTGTGATGGTAACCCTACTGGCCTTAATTGGCCTATCGATTATTTTCTCAGCGATTTTATTTCGCCCGGCCAAATCTCACACACTTGCGGACAATGACAAAATTGAGACACCAACCACTGCGCCCATGGTACGAAAAACACTGGCACTTGAGCTGCCTGAAGAACAGTCGTCAGTGGGCGAAGAAGCTTTTGGCAACCGGCGGACCGTTGAGGTTATCATCAAACCGGGCGACACTTTGGCTGACGTATTCAAGGCAAACGGCATACCGGCCGCCACGTTGCAACGCATAATACGCTCAGGCAAAGTCGGTAAAAGCCTCGCCACCATTTATCCAGGCCAAAAACTCATTCTGGTCTTCTCTGGCAACGGCCGCTTACTGTCATTACAGACCTGGCAAACACCCGTCAAGCGTTTGGACATCGATCTATCCGGCCCTGAAGTTCGCGCCCAACATGTGGAAAAAGTCATCCAAACCGAAACGGCGTTCGCGGCTGGTGTTATCGAAAACTCCTTTTATTTGGCTGGCAAGAAAGCTGGACTGACCGATGCATTGATTATGGAAATGGCGGGCATCTTTGGCTGGGACATCGATTTTGTGCTGGACATTCGTAAAGGCGACCGATTTCAAGTGGTCTATGAAAAACGCTACGTCGATGGACAGTTTTTCGAAAATGGTCCTATTCTCGCCGCAGAGTTCGTCAATCAAGGCCAAGTGTATCGTGCCGTTCGTTATGTGGACAGCCAAGGCAACGCGGCCTACTACACGCCTGAGGGCTTGAATATGCGCAAAACCTTTTTGCGTGCCCCACTGAATTTCATGTATATCAGTTCGGGCTTCAAACCACGACGATTCCATCCGATTCTCAAACGAGTTCGGCCGCACCGTGGCATTGACTACCGAGCGCCAAAAGGCACACCGGTATGGGCCGCTGGCGATGGCCGTGTTGTCAAAGCAGGGTACAACAAATACAACGGCAATTATGTCTTTATCAAACATGGCGAGCGATACATGACGAAGTATCTCCATTTCTCAAAGCTCGCCGTGAAGACCGGTCAATATGTCAAACAAGGCCAAGTGATTGGCTATGTCGGCGCAACAGGGCTGGCCGAAGCGCCACATTTGCATTATGAATTTCTTGTCGACGGTGTGCACAGAAACCCACGCACAGTCAAATTACCGCAAGCCAAACCGATCAACCCCAAAGAAAAAGCACGGTTTTTGAAGCAGACCCAACCGCTTATCGCCCAGCTTGAGCTGCAATCACGATTGCAGTGGGCCCACCAGCCATGA